In the Acetobacterium sp. KB-1 genome, TTGTAGTGGGAACGGTTTTTGACGATATCCATGATGTCGGCAAGAACATTTTTATCAGTATGTTACGGGCCGAGGGGTTTGAGGTTATTGATATAGGGACAGATGTCTCCACTGAACGGTTTATCGCAGTCATTAAAAAAGAAAAACCAGCCATTCTGGGAATCAGTGGGATTCTTACCTCGGTGGTGGAGAACATCAAAGAAGTCATTGACGAAATTGTTGCCCAGGGGCTTCGTGATGAAGTGAAAATTATTCTGGGAGGGGCATTGGCAGGAACGGACTATGCGAAATATGTAGGCGCCGACGATTACTCCAGCGATGCCATCGAAGGAGTAAACATCTGCAAGCAATGGCTTTTGAAATGAATGGTGATGGGCAATGAGAAAAATTCTGTATCTTGATATCGTTAATGACATCAAAGGGAAAATTGAAAAAGGCATCCTGAAACCTGGAGATTTGCTGCCATCTGAAAATGAGATGTCTGAGCAGTTTGATGTCAGTCGGACTACTTTGCGTAAAAGTCTGGCGTTGCTGGTCAACGAAAAATATATTTACACCATC is a window encoding:
- a CDS encoding B12-binding domain-containing protein translates to METKIIAAVEAIDEKRAITLVAAELEIGKDKKDIATQLNFALQRVAVRYEEGEYYIADLIMAGELVSNLLSMMGMDSTQLIDGKSLGKIVVGTVFDDIHDVGKNIFISMLRAEGFEVIDIGTDVSTERFIAVIKKEKPAILGISGILTSVVENIKEVIDEIVAQGLRDEVKIILGGALAGTDYAKYVGADDYSSDAIEGVNICKQWLLK